In Hyperolius riggenbachi isolate aHypRig1 chromosome 10, aHypRig1.pri, whole genome shotgun sequence, a genomic segment contains:
- the LOC137537005 gene encoding gastrula zinc finger protein XlCGF53.1-like, whose product MVMSFLQKGRHRKEAIDEEGGSTTEETLLGLAAEEIRPFSKDHITTPLRMEDWSHMTERILNLTLEIICLLTGEGFHPVKSGDQVKFTVPPPHFLVHKRNMKKILQVINKITELLMGEIPIGCQDVLTFSSREKWKNVERHKDLSKDITIEKQTPLTSPDGSSNRYPPERWTGPLYSRGCEQEDPTTPHHYQSIAFTDLKTDNEEKEKTHVKFQQQSAVEGGLRKSIKKEEETYVRSDQQSMEEGDMMRTIKEEEEVTYVRGDSLSTEEGEMLRITNEGTYVRSDHQPMEDEKKMQTIKEDKCFLNNSANGHDVWNSSEGHLHPRNTPMSHQTRHTGIRPFSCLECGKGLDTKRGLIKHQAIHTGIYPLSCLECGKGFFEKIDLRRHQSCHTGERPFSCSECGKCFTRKSSLVTHQRSHTGEWPFSCLECGKGFNRKERLLIHLRSHTEEHPFS is encoded by the exons ATGGTGATGTCATTTTTGCAGAAAGGAAGACACAGAAAGGAAGCCATAGATGAAGAAGGAGGAAGTACTACAGAGGAGACATTGCTGGGACTGGCGGCAGAAGAG ATAAGGCCTTTTAGTAAAGATCACATCACCACACCACTGAGGATGGAGGACtggagtcacatgactgagaggatattaaacctcaccctggagatcatctgcctgctgaccggagag GGTTTTCATCCTGTGAAGTCTGGTGACCAGGTGAAATTCACAGTTCCCCCACCTCACTTCCTGGTACATAAGAGAAACATGAAGAAGATTTTACAAGTCATCAACAAGATCACTGAGTTGCTgatgggagag ATTCCTATAGGTTGTCAGGATGTCCTAACCTTCTCCTCCAGAGAGAAATGGAAGAATGTAGAACGACACAAAGACCTCTCCAAGGACATCACGATTGAAAAACAGACacccctcacatcaccag atggatcaaGTAACAgatacccaccagagagatggacaggtcctctttattcacgGGGTTGTGAACAGGAAGATCCCACCACCcctcaccattatcag AGTATAGCATTTACTGATCTAAAAACTGATAATGAAGAGAAAGAAAAGACCCATGTGAAGTTTCAACAGCAATCTGCAGTGGAAGGTGGATTAAGGAAGTCaattaaaaaagaagaagagacatatgtaaggagtgatcagcagtctatggaggaaggtgacatgatgaggacaataaaagaggaagaagaagtgaCATATGTAAGAGGTGATTCTCTCTCTACAGAGGAAGGTGAAATGTTGAGGATAACTAATGAAGGAACGTATGTAAGAAGTGATCATCAACCTATGGAAGATGAGAAGAAAATGCAAACTATTAAAGAAGACAAATGTTTTCTGAATAATAGCGCAA ATGGACATGATGTTTGGAACTCTTCAGAGGGACATCTTCATCCAAGGAATACACCGATGTCACATCAGACACGTCACACAGGCATTCGTCCTTTctcatgtttagagtgtgggaaaggtttagaTACCAAAAGAGGCCTCATAAAGCACCAGGCAATTCACACAGGCATCTATCCTTTatcatgtttagagtgtgggaaaggtttttttgaaaaGATAGACCTTCGTAGACATCAGAGTTGTCACACAGGCGAGCGACCTTtctcatgctcagagtgtgggaaatgttttactcggAAATCAAGCCTGGTTActcaccagagaagtcacacaggtgagtgGCCATTctcatgtttagagtgtgggaaaggtttcaatAGGAAAGAGCGCCTTCTTATACACCTGAGGAGTCACACAGAAGAGCATCCATTTTCATGA